A part of Vicia villosa cultivar HV-30 ecotype Madison, WI unplaced genomic scaffold, Vvil1.0 ctg.001227F_1_1, whole genome shotgun sequence genomic DNA contains:
- the LOC131634112 gene encoding GDSL esterase/lipase At5g45670-like, with protein sequence MACETEKWLILQLVFLAACYLERSCVHGESPQVPCIFIFSDSMSDNGNNNNLQTQAKANYKPYGIDFPPTGQLGRFTNGQTTIDHITELLGFEKFIPPNANTSGADIIKGVNYASGSSGIRDDSGRQKVYNSLFLESQIRNHKIIVSKIVNKFRSESEANKYLNKCLYYVNTGSNDYINNYFMPEIYQTSRIYNPEQYAQVLINQYSFQIRDLHNIGARKFILVGLGLLGCTPNAIAKNGNNGSCVESQNAAPLIFSQKLRSLVDKFNVRFQDSKFIFVNSTASPVQSTPAFTVINAPCCPTREDGMCIPDSTPCPNRDDHVFYDGIHTSTAYNNFSALASYDSSISPDSTHPMDIKQLAQYSI encoded by the exons ATGGCTTGTGAGACTGAAAAATGGTTGATTTTGCAACTCGTTTTCTTGGCTGCATGCTATTTGGAACGTTCTTGTGTCCACGGAGAATCACCTCAAGTGCCATGCATTTTCATATTTAGTGACTCCATGTCTGACAATGGAAACAACAACAATCTTCAAACTCAAGCAAAAGCTAATTACAAGCCATATGGCATCGACTTTCCACCAACTGGACAACTAGGAAGATTTACCAACGGACAAACAACAATTGACCATATTA CTGAACTACTTGGATTCGAGAAGTTCATCCCACCTAATGCAAACACTAGTGGCGCAGACATCATTAAGGGTGTTAACTATGCATCTGGTTCAAGTGGAATTCGCGATGATTCTGGCAGACAAAAGGTATATAATTCCTTATTCCTTGA ATCACAAATAAGAAATCATAAGATAATAGTTTCCAAAATAGTCAACAAGTTTAGAAGTGAATCAGAAGCTAACAAATATTTGAACAAATGCTTGTATTATGTGAATACTGGCAGTAACGATTACATAAACAATTACTTCATGCCAGAAATATACCAAACAAGTCGCATTTATAACCCTGAACAATATGCTCAAGTTCTTATTAACCAATATTCCTTTCAAATACGG GATTTGCATAACATTGGGGCAAGAAAATTCATACTAGTTGGGTTGGGACTATTAGGTTGCACTCCAAATGCTATTGCTAAGAATGGGAATAATGGATCATGTGTTGAAAGTCAGAATGCTGCTCCATTAATATTTAGTCAGAAGCTTAGATCTCTAGTGGATAAATTCAATGTTCGATTTCAAGATTCCAAATTTATCTTTGTTAATAGTACTGCTAGCCCAGTACAAAGCACACCAG CCTTTACAGTTATAAATGCTCCTTGTTGTCCAACAAGAGAGGACGGGATGTGTATTCCTGATTCAACACCATGCCCGAATAGAGATGATCATGTTTTTTATGATGGAATTCATACCTCGACAGCTTATAACAATTTCAGTGCATTAGCTTCATATGATAGTTCTATTAGTCCAGACTCAACCCATCCAATGGATATCAAACAGCTTGCTCAATATTCTATATAA
- the LOC131634106 gene encoding uncharacterized protein LOC131634106, which produces MRNATDYGGFQGFQLNQQTHFELLQFADDTVMLYDGSLDNLWCVKAFLRGFKRIFGLRININKSKIYGINIGEDMLTTAANFLPCEIGRLPFLFLGLPVGANHRRKDTWKPVFKKLSRRLATWQGKHVSLGGKVTLLNSVLNNIPIYWLSFFKAPRVVWEV; this is translated from the coding sequence ATGCGGAATGCTACAGATTATGGTGGTTTTCAGGGATTTCAATTAAATCAGCAAACTCATTTCGAGCTATtacaattcgcggatgacacgGTTATGCTATATGACGGGAGTTTGGATAATTTGTGGTGTGTCAAGGCCTTTCTGCGGGGCTTTAAGCGCATTTTCGGATTACGTATCAACATTAACAAAAGCAAAATATATGGTATCAATATTGGGGAGGATATGTTAACAACTGCAGCTAATTTTCTCCCCTGTGAGATTGGAAGACTCCCTTTTCTTTTCCTTGGGCTTCCTGTTGGCGCAAATCATAGGAGAAAGGATACTTGGAAACCAGTCTTCAAAAAATTATCTAGAAGGCTGGCAACATGGCAGGGCAAACATGTTTCTCTTGGAGGCAAAGTAACGCTTTTAAATTCTGTTCTTAACAATATTCCGATTTATTGGCTCTCTTTTTTCAAAGCGCCTAGAGTGGTTTGGGAGGTGTAA